In a genomic window of Methanosarcina horonobensis HB-1 = JCM 15518:
- a CDS encoding transcriptional regulator FilR1 domain-containing protein, whose translation MIKEADHIYGISSVVTEGYADSISERVKEGITVELIVSIHIAEKLKQSPYIEKLAALKNYKNFKLMLMNEDIKVGLIVTDKRLALSLHKKSGIEYDISTGLFSSDPMAVKWGERLFGYCKTPSITYL comes from the coding sequence ATGATTAAAGAAGCAGATCATATATACGGTATATCGTCCGTGGTAACCGAAGGATATGCTGATTCTATCTCTGAAAGGGTGAAAGAAGGAATCACTGTTGAGCTTATAGTTTCCATTCATATTGCAGAAAAATTGAAGCAATCACCTTACATAGAAAAACTAGCCGCACTGAAAAATTATAAGAATTTTAAATTAATGCTTATGAACGAAGATATTAAAGTTGGGCTCATTGTTACGGATAAACGCCTAGCTTTGAGCCTGCACAAAAAAAGTGGCATTGAGTACGACATCAGTACAGGTTTGTTCAGTTCTGACCCGATGGCTGTTAAGTGGGGAGAGAGGCTTTTTGGATATTGTAAGACTCCCTCCATAACCTATCTATGA